From the genome of Vulpes lagopus strain Blue_001 chromosome 2, ASM1834538v1, whole genome shotgun sequence, one region includes:
- the SLF2 gene encoding SMC5-SMC6 complex localization factor protein 2 isoform X3: MTRRCMPARPGFPSSPAPGSSPPRCHLRPGSTAPAAAGKRTKSPGDRYRAEGWRRGRVAGARV, encoded by the coding sequence ATGACAAGGCGCTGCATGCCCGCTAGGCCAGGTTTCCCCTCATCCCCAGCCCCGGGGTCGTCGCCCCCGCGCTGCCATCTGAGACCCGGTAGTACCGCCCCTGCTGCAGCGGGAAAGAGAACAAAGAGTCCTGGGGACAGGTACCGTGCAGAGGGTTGGAGAAGGGGCCGGGTCGCGGGGGCAAGGGTATGA